The Fusobacteriaceae bacterium DNA segment GCTGGAACATAAACTTGACGGTCCCGGCCAGTTCTTCTTTATGCTTCGAGAGGACCGTCGCGATCCCTGTCAGCATGGCCGTGTGCATATCGTGGCCGCAGGCGTGCATGGCCCCAGGATGTTCAGAGCTGTAGGCGAGCCCCGTATCTTCGGCAATGGGCAGCGCGTCCATATCGGCCCGGAGCAGGATGGTCCTGCCGGGCTTTCCGCCGGTCAATTCCGCCAGGATTCCGTTTCCGCCGACGTTTTCCCGAATGGTCAGGGGCAGATCTTTCAATTTTTCAGCGACCTTCCGGGACGTCTCGCGTTCTTTTCCCGAAAGCTCCGGGATTTTGTGCAATTCCCGCCGGAAGCGGACGATATCCTCATAGATTTCGTTGATTTCCTTGGTGATTTGTTCAAAATTCAATACGGTTCCCCCTTTTATAATTTTCACGCGGGCGCGCAATGCGCGCCCCTACATTTGTTGCAAACATATCCTCTCGCCTTTGCGCGAGAATGGATTTGTTTTTACCGGATAATATTTAACGCGATGTATTTTTGCATCAAAGGTTCGATAATCTCGTGAAAGAGCCGAGGCGCGTATTGAATTACCGGCCCCATGCGCCTGAGGATCATTTCCCTGTGCGGCGTGAATTTCCGCCAGGTATGCCCGTCGGAGGTCACGTTTTGCAAAAAGCCCTGGAAGCGGTCAAAGACATTGGCGTATTTGGCCTCGTTGCTCTCCGTGCGCTCAAAATCCGTCCACAGACGCAGATATTCCTCTTTTTGTTCAGAAGGCAGCAGGGAAAACACCTTTTCGGCGGCGGCTTCCTCGTTTTTTTCTTTTTCTTCCGGGGAAAAATCCGAATAGGCGGGGACGTCCCCGGCGTATATTTCTATGACATCATGAATCAGGATCATTTTGAGGACTGTCTCCATATTTACCGGAGGAAGCTCCACATATTCTCCCAGAATCAAGGCGCACAGCGCCATGTGCCAGCTGTGTTCCGCGTCGTTTTCCCGGTGGGCGCGGTCGCCCAGGATGACCGATTGCCTGAGGATTCCCTTGACTTTGTCGATTTCGATCAGGAAGTTGACCTGATCCTGCAGTTTGGACATTTATTCCCCCGCGAGTTTTGAAAAATCCTGAGATAAACGGGATTTTCCCTGGATATCTTTTGAATCCCGATAATAAATCTCAAGGACCTTTTTGAGATAGCTCAGGCCTTCTTTTCGGATGTCCAGTAAATTTTTGATCCGCTCATATTTTTTTCCAAGTTTATCCTTATGCGCATCAAGTTTTTCCAAAAGAAACAAGGGATCGTTTTTGATCCTGCGGATTGAATCGTCGGTACTCCGATCCTGGATAGACTTCCGTTCAATACGGGATATTGTAACCGCTCCCATATCAAGAAGCATAGACAGATCGCGTTGAGACAGACCCAGTCGCTTGCGTATATTGATTATTTCTTCACCGGTCAAAAGTCCGCATGCCTTCCGATATGCATCCAGAAATCTTCGATTATTCCCATCGTCAACGCGGATGTCCGTGTATTGCTCATTCCGTCTCGCACAGTAAAAATATTCCCTTTCATAGGAGATCGTTTTTCCTCTGAATTCTGTGGATATCACTTCACTTCTCAGCGCTTCCGGTTCTTCATCGCAGAGCGCGCACAAAGCCTGTGCCTCCTGTATTGTTTTCTTCATATTGCCTCCGGCAAATCAATCTGGGGAATCCCGCTATTTTATCGAAAGATATGGATACCGTAATTCAGCAGCATCGGTTTCATGGAACGACAGGCAAACAATTTCCTTCACGCCTTTTTTTCGGATTCTCAGTTTAATTTTGATGTAAATCTGTGTATTTTGTATGGTTTTGACAAAGACATGGAACACATCCCGCCTGTCTTTGATATCCACTTGCGAATACACATAATCGGTTACCTTAAGATTTTTGATCTCCTTGATCTTGTCTCGGGTATTAAATCCCAAAATTATCATTGTCTTTGCATTGATCAGATCCATCCTGCCAATAAAGCGAAATTGGTCTAGTTCAATCTTTCTGGTTTCGATCAAAAATTGACAGATCTTTTCACGGGATACGATAAAATTGTTAAAATTAAAAGGAACAATCTCTTTTTTCACGGCAACAGCCTCCAGTTTGCGTAATACCCGTCCGATGCATCTCGTAATCATATGATAGCATATTCTTATATGTCTGTCAAGCTAAATCAAAGCATTTTCATCCTCGCTCAGGACAATTTTGGTTTCATTTTTTCCAGGCATGCTGTATAATATTAGCATACGAAAACATTTTGATTTTCCAAAATAACACAACACAGGGGGAATAACATGGAATGGAAGCGAACCAAAGCCGACGACCCGGATTTTGTGGGGCTCGTCGCCGAGTTGGACAGCCACCTCTGGGGCTTGTACCCTGAGGAGCAGCACGAATACGCGCCAAAGAACATTATGGACACAAGCGCCCTCATCCTCATTTGCCTTGAGGAAGGCAAGCCCGTCGGTTGCGGCTGCCTGCGTCCCTATGAGGGGGAAATCGGCCGCAACGACAAAGTCGTCGAATTTAAGCGCATGTATGTAAAAAAAGAAAGCCGGAACAAGGGAACCGGCAGGAAGATTCTGGAGCGGCTTGAGGCTTGGGCTGCGGAAATGGGGTACCCCTACGGGATCCTTGAGACCGGCCCGAAAAATGTCGAGGCCCTTTCCCTCTACCGCAGCTACGGCTTTCAGCTTATTGAAAATTACGGCTTTTACAAAGGGCGGACCAACAGCATTTGCTTCGGGAAGGGGATCTCAAATCCTTAAATCCCCAATTTTTCGCGAATTGCGCTGGTTAGAAGCGGACTCTTTCTCCTTACTCCAATCAAAAGAACAATTAAAAAGCCCGCGCGTTATCCGCGCGGGCTTTTTCGCTTACAATTCCTTCTTGTTGTCAGGCCCGGGCGTGGTAACAATCACCTGCTCCGGCGCAACAACCACTACCCCCTTTGCCTTAAGCTTTCCCCCCATGGCGCTTTGCACGAGAGCGGCCATTTGCTCAAAGGCCGGTCCCGAGGTCTCATGGACGGCCGCGCCTTTGATCTGGTAACCTTCCATGGTCTTCGCGTCGCAGAAAGAAAGCGAGATCTTTCCATTTTTGGCGATATTCTCCGTGGTCTGTTTCATAAAGACGTCTCCGATCAGGATCTTTCCGTCTTCCGCAATTTGCTTGAAGAAGACCGGGACCACGTTGGGATCTTCTCCGCAGGTGCCCACATAGATGATGGATTCGGCGTTCAAGAGGTTTACCACAGTTTCCGCAAGTTTTTTCATGATTTCCTCCTCATTTCTCTGAATGTCGTTATACCCCTATTATAGAACACCCTTCACAAAATGTAAATCATCAATAAATTTATAAGGAACTATGATTTTTGATAGTCACATGACGGCGTCAGCCTTCAATTGATCACCGTACAATTTTTACAGGGCGGGAGGAAATTCTCCCGGTTTTTTTCGCGGTAGTAGGCATTGGACCAAACGCAGACGTTTTGCAGGATCGGCAAAACGGACTCCCCCTTTTCCGCCAGCGCGTATTCCACCCGGAGCGGGATCTCTTCGTACTGTCTGCGGGTGATCATGCCGTCGGTCGCCAGTTCCTTCAGCATGGCGGCCAGTACGGCGTCGGTCACGTTGCCGAGTTCCGTCTTCAGATCCTTGTAGCGGAGCGACTTCCCCGCGGCCAATACACAGAGGATGCGCGACTTCCATTTTCCCCCGAAAATATCAAGCCCGTATTCCAGCGGGCATCTGATCTCTTTTTCCAGCTTCGCCTCGTACATGGCTATTTCACCTCGACCGGCGCGACCGCAACGGGCGTCGGCGCTTTCTCTTTTTCCGCTTTTTGCGCGGCGTCCTTCAGCGCCTTCTCGACGAGAATCTCTATTTCCACCGGGTTTTCGGGATCGGCATAGACGAGTCCCCACGGCAGGCAGAACAACAGCGTTGTCATAAGCAACAGTTTTTTCATGTCAACCTCCTTTCGATCGTTATGCCTTATTATATCAATATACTCCAAAAATGTAAACTATCAATAAATTTATAAGCTGCTATGATGTTTCTTAGCGAAAAAAGCATACAAAGCGTTCGACATCGGTAAAAAAAGGGCCGAATTTGAATTGACAAAGGATTCCTTTTGTGGTAATAAAAAAGAAAGCAGCAATTCATGAGGAGGTGGAACAAGATATGAAGAAAAGAAGCATGGCATTTTGGGCATTTATTCTGACTACCGCGGGGCTTGCCTCACAGGGCGCCGCCTACAGGGCCGGAACCTATGAAGCGGAAGCCAAGGGCCACAACGGTCCCCTGAAGGTCTCGGTCACCGTCAGCGACGACAAAATTCTCGATCTCGCGGTCGTGGAGACCGTGGAGACGCCGGGAATCGGGAGCGCGGCCTTTGAGATTATCCGGGACTTTGTCCTCGCCAATCAAAGCCTTGCCGTCGATTCCGTCGCGGGCGCGACCATTTCGAGGGCCGTTTATCTCTCGGCGGTCACAAACGCCCTCAAAGAAGCCGGAGCGGACGTGACTGCGCTGCAAAACCGGAAAATCGAACGACCGACCCCCGGAAACGTCGACTACAGCTGTGATGTGGTTATCGTCGGATCGGGGCTCGCGGGGACATCGGCCGCCATCGAAGCCGCAAGCGGCGGCGCCAAGGTTATCGTGCTCGAATACAAGGACGTGTTCGGAGGCATCTCGGGCCGCGCCCGGGGCATGATCAACGCGGCGGGCACGGCCTTGCAGAAGGCCAACGGCATTGAGGATACGCCCGAAAAAATGTACGAGGACTGGATGGAAGGGGCGAAGCTTGCCGACGACAAGGTGATCGATCCCGAAATGACGCGCTTCCTCGCCGATCATTCCAACGAAAACCTCGAATGGGTTATCGCCATGGGCGTGCCTTTCCGGGAAAACGTCGAAGCGCCCCACAGCTATCCCCCCTTCAACGCCAAACGGGTGCATCAGGTGAAAGCCTTTGCCGAAGGCGTGCAGAGCGAAGCCTCCACCATGCTGGTCATGATGCGGGAAAAGGCCATATCCCTTGGCGTCAGCTTCCATTCAGGAACCCGGGCCGAAGAAATCCTCATGACGGACGGAAAGGCAGCGGGAATCAAAGCCAAAGGAAAATACGGAAATGAAATCCTCGTCAAAGCCCCGGTCGTGATCCTGTGCGCGGGCAGCATTTCCGGAAACAAAGAACTTATGGCCAAATACTTTGAAAAAGTCGCGCCTTATTTTGAAAACCGCGACATCGGCACCGGCGACGGCTTTGTCATGGCCGAAAAAGCCGGGGCCCAAATGGATCTGAAATTGGCCATGATGGGCGGCACCAAAGGACTCGAGCCCGGCGTCCTCACGATCGGAAATAACGGCGAACTGCGGATCCTCCCCGACGGCGCGCGCTATATCGACGAAAACGCCTACGCCAGCCAAAAGACCGACGCCATGTTCAAAGCGGGCTACGGCTATGATTACGCGATCCTGCCGCCCGCGCTCTACAAGGAAAACGAAGCGGTTTTGAAGAAACTCGCCGCCACGGACAAGGTCCTCATCGGCAATACCGTGGCCGAATTGGCCGCAAAATTGGGCGTCAAACCCGAGGTCCTCGGGAAGACCCTCAGTCGCTACAACAGCCTGTGCAACGCGAAGAAGGACGACGATTTCGGCAAGCCCGAACAATTCCTGATCCGGCTGGAGCCGCCCTTTGCCGCGGTAAAGCTGGGACTCAGCTCCAACGGGACCTTTGTGGGCCCGAGGATCAATGTAAACGCGCAGGTTCTCGACAAAGCCGGAAACGCCATTCCGGGTCTTTACGCCGCCGGGGCCAACGCGCCCGCCCAGACCATCAGCCTCTATATGGGATCCGGATCGGCGCTGATCAATGACATCACCTTCGGCAGACAGGCGGGCCGTGACGGCGTCCGCTATATCCGGGAAGGCAAATAAGCCTCAGGCCTGACTCTCCTTGGCCTCCACAAACCACTTGCCCTCATCTTCAAAAAGATACGTCGGATGGCCGCAAATGACGACGGAATACCGGATTCCCGTACCCCCGACTTTTGTCGCCGCGGCCCTTCTGACGTCGGTCACCTTGTCTATACCGTAGGTCCTGTCCTTGAAGACAAGCAGGAGGGGCGTCGTCTTTCCGTTTTTGTCGTGCCGCGCCGTAACGTCAACATAGGTCTTTTTCATGTTCATCCACCCATCCTTCCTTCAGGGTTACCATGCCCGAGGGCATCTTCGGGGAACCTTTGTCCCGCTCAATTTTCAACTCCGTCAGTAGCGAAGCCGGACCGACCGCGTGTTTTCCAAAGCGCTCCCGGATCTCATGAACCGCCCTGTCCGCCGCATCCAGGCGCCTGATCCGCTCCGCGTCCATAAAAAGGTCATATTGAAAGAGGAATTCTTCCGGACAGAGGTTGATGGCCGTGAGCGTAACGGAACGAATCGGCGCGAACCATTGGTAGGAGCGCTCAAAGAGCTCATGGGCCGCCCTGGCAAGGGTCCCCGCCCGCTGGGTGGGGTATTGCAGCGTCGTCTGCCATTGCCGGGTAAAGAGCTCCTTGTCCCGGATATAAATGGCGACGCCCCGGGCGAGTTTTTGATATGTTTTGAGCTTTTGCCCGATATCCTGCGCCAATTCCAGCATCACGAGCCACACCTCCCGGGAGTTGACCAAATCCGCCTTTGTCGTGATCCCGTGTCCCACGCTCTTGACCGGAAACTCAAAATCCTTGTGCACGACCCGGGAGCAGTCCTCGCCCCGGGCGAAGGCGACGAGCTCCCAGGCGCGGCTTTTCATTTTCCAGGACAGCTTCTCCGGATCGGCCCGGGCCAGATCCCCTATGGTATGAATGCCGTAATAGGCAAGGGTTTTGCATGTGGCGCGCCCGACGCCGATCATTTCCTCCACGGACAGGTTCCAGATCTTCTCCCGGAAATTTTCCCGGGAGATGACCGTCGTGGCGTCGGGTTTTTTCATGTCGCTGCCCAGTTTCGCGAAGACTTTATTGAAGGAGACGCCCACCGAGACCGTGAGGCCCAATTGAAATTTGATTTTCTCCCGGATCTCGTCGGCGATGCTTTCCCCTGTTCCCCAATAGCCGGATCCCGTCATATCGAGCCAGCATTCGTCGGAGCCGAAGGGTTCGATCCGGTCCGTGTAGCAGCCGTAAATTTCCCGGGCCAGACGGGAATATTTCATATATTCCTCGTAATGCGGGGGCACAATAACCAGATCCCTGCATTTCTGCCGGGCTTCCCAGACGGCTTCCCCGGTCCTGACCCCAAAGGCCTTGGCATTGTAGTTCTTGGCGAGAACGATCCCGTGGCGGTTTTCCACGGACCCGCAGACGGCTACGCATTGCCCCTTGAGGGAGGGGTCCAGCATGCATTCGACCGAGGCGTAAAAATTATTCATATCCACATGCAAAATTGAACGGTCCATGACTTTCTCCCGGATTTAAGCGTTTCGCTTTGATTATTTTATAGATATTTTTCTATATTATATCCGTTTATTTATAGAAAGTCAAGCGATTTTTTTCTTCCGGGTCGGTGTGGACAAAAAAAGCAATGTGCAAAAAACGCGCATTGCTTTTTGACTGTTGTCGTGTGGTTTTCCAAGCCTTAAGGGGTCTTTTCAGGCCCGGTGAAAATTCGTGATCCAGGTTTCGGCCGCGATCTCCTCGTCCATGGCGCCGGACTTGATGCTGTACTCGGCCCGCAGCAGGTCGCTCAATTTTTTCCGCAGGAAATCCTTTGAAAAGCGGGCGGCGTTGGGCATTTTTTTGTAAAGCCCGTATTCGTTGACCGATTGTCCCGGAAAACGCTGAAACAGCCCCCGGACAGGTTCTATGCACTTCTTGAAATTGTCAAAATTCATGGACCGGAGCCGCGCGTTTTCCTCCGAGATCGCGATCAGCTTCAGATAGAGCAGCAGCTCCTCGGCGATCATATAGAAAAAGCCCAGGTATTCTTTGTCCCGCCGCAGGGTTTCCAGCAGGTTGTCGCGCTCTTTTTTCAAGAGGAAATCGTCCACCAGCTTCCTCATGCTGTATTCCTTGTCCACGGAAAGAATGGGCATCACGGCCTTCAGGGAGAAGCGGTCCCCCTGAAGGTAGTTTTTGACTTTCTGGACTTCGTTTTGGATTTTGAAATAATTTTCCCCGACAACTTCGATAAACTTGTCGGCCTCCCCTTCCGAGATCCCCAGTTCTTTCTGGATCATCAGGAGCATGGCGTTTTTTTGCTCGGCCTTCCGGTAGCAGATCACCTTGCCGAGACTCTGGGCGAGGTCAAGCTCTTTTTTCCCCACAGGGTTTTGAATGCGTCCGAATTCCGTCAGCATTTCCTCGTAGAGCAGGATGATTTCCTTCTGGGACACGTCGTATTTGGCGATGCTCTTGAGGAATTCCCCGAGGCCCTTCATGTTCTCGACGCGCTTATAGACGAGGATTTCCTTAGGCGCGAACATGGACATGGTCGACACGGTCTGAAAAAAACGTTCCTCGTCTTCTTTATCAATCGTGTCGAAATATTTTTCGCCGATATCGGGATTTTCGTTGCGAATACGGGTCAGCAGTTCCTGGTAGCGGATCTGCAAGGGGGCCGTATCCCCGTGTAAAAAATACAGCATGGTTCTCCTTCTTCCGGGCAGTCCTTAAAAGGCCGCCGGGAATAAAAATTTCGGAATGGCGAGGAAGGTATTGGGAAATACGAGTAAAATTGTCAGGATAGCGAGCGATACGAGAAAATAGGGCAGTACGCCCTTGAAGGCCCGCTCGATGGTAATGCCGCTGATGGAGGATGCGATCAAAAGACAGAGCCCGTATGGCGGCGTCACCAGCCCCAGCGCCAGCGTGATCACGACGATGAGCCCCAAGATAATGGGGTTGATGCCCAAAGCTATGGCCGAAGGCAGAATAATCGGCACAAAGAGGATCATGGCGGGAACGCCGTCCATAATGGTCCCGATGAAAAGGAAAAAGCAGACCACGATGATCAGAAACACGAAGACGCCAACAGTCATCCCCGTAAAATAGGCCTGGATCTTCGTATTCAAGCGGTAATAGCTCATGAGCTCCCCGAGGGCCGAAGCCGTCGAGAGCGCGAAGAGCGAGAGGGACGACTGCTTCATGGTTTCCATCAAGATTTTCGGGAGTTCCGACACCTTGATGGAGCGATAGAAGAATACGCCGATCAAAAGGGCATAGGTACTGGCGATGGCGGCCGATTCCGTCGGCGTGAAAAAGCCCCCGACGATGCCCCCGATCAGAATAATCGGAGTAAGCAGCGCCGGTAGCGACGTCAGGATCTTCCGGATCACGTCCGGAAGCGGCACGCGCTTTTCTTTGGGGAAATTCCGCTTTTTGCCGTAGGCGACCACAACGCCCATTTGCCCGAGCCCCAACATGATCCCCGGCACGATGCCGCAGAGGAACAGAGCTCCGGTGCTGACCGAGGCGATGCCCGAATAGACGACCATGAGGATACTGGGGGGGATAATGGAGCCCAGCGTCGAGGAGGCGGCCGTGACCCCCACCGCCGTTTCGGCGTCGTAGCCCTGCTTTTCCATGGCCGGGATGAGGATCTTCCCGACTCCCGCCGTATCGGCCTGGGACGAGCCCGAGATACCGGCAAAAATCATGGATATCAGAATATTGGCGTGGGCGAGTCCGCCCCGGACATGGCCCACGAGGGCAATGCAGACGTCGATGAGTCTGTCCGTAATGGCGCCCGAATTCATGAGCGTAGCCGCGAGGATGAAGAGCGGCACGGCCAGGAGCGTAAAGCTGTTGAGCCCGTTGAACATCTTCGTAAAGACGACCATATTGGGGATCTGGGGCAGGGAATAGATCCCGATAAAGGAGACCATGCCGAGGGAAAAGGCGATCGGGATCCCGATCGCGATAAAAACGATAAAAAGTGTAACCAATATGACGGACATGGGGACGATTCCCGAAAACCAGCCGACGGCGCAGACGAGCAAAATGCCGGCGATCACAAGGATCTTGGCGGGATCTTTGCCCGCTTCTTCTTTTTCCGTCGAAGCGAAAAGTCCCTTCAGGTTGTCATAGAGGATCTCCAGAATATAGATGCCCATCAAAGCCGCGCTCAAGGGCAGACAGAGCCAGGTGGGGCCCCGTTTGAAGCCGGGGATGCTGACCCAGGTATAATTCCAGAAGCGCTTGGTGATGAGGATCCCGTAATAAAACATGGCGAGGCAAAAGAAGAACACAAGGGTCCAAATCACCAGGGAAAGGATCCTTTTGCAACGCCCGGTCCGGATGCCGTCGGCCACTGCCGTAAAGGCGAAATGCCGACGCTCCTTGATCATGGCGCCCGCTCCCATGAAAACGGACCAGATAAAGGAATACATGGAGACGTCTTCGGTCCAGAGGGCCGTTATGCCCAGATAGCGCGTAACCATCTGGGCAACCACAGCCGCTAAAAATATGGCCAGGAATATGCCCCCGGCGACAACTTGCATCCGCTGTAAAATACTGATAATTTTTCTCATCTTTACTCCGCAGGAAAGCATCCTGTTATTTTGCGGCGGCTCTTACCATATCGAGGTATTTTTCCATCTTGTTCTTTTGGGCAAAGCTGTCCTGGATCGGAAGGGCCAGCGCCTTGAAGGCGGCCGCGTCCACATCTTTAAATTCCGTCACGACGCCCCCTTCTTTGATGACCGTGGCCTTGGACTGATCCATCATGTCATAAGTGACTTTCCGTTCTTCGGCCGTTGCCGCTTTGGCGGCCTCGTCGATCCATTTCTTCTGATCGGCCGAGAGCGAATTGTAATAGTTGCCGTCCATCAGGAAAAGCCGCGTCGTGAAATCGTGGTGGGTCTCGGCGATATACTTGCCGTTGGCGGTCTTATGATGGCCTTTCAGCATAAAATTCGTATAATCGTTTTCGGCCGAATCCACAACGCCCTGCTCGAGCGCCTGATAGAGTTCTCCCCAGGCCACCTGGGTCGGCACGGCGCCCATGCTCTTCCAGAAATCGCTGACGACGCCCGACGTCTGGGTCCGGATCGTCAATCCCTTCATGTCGGCGGGGGTCTTCACGGGTTTCTTGCCGTAGTAATCGCGCACGCCGGCGGACCAATAGCCCATGATCCGGAAATTGTTTCCGGTCTTTTGCAGGATGACGTCCCGCATGGCCGCGCCGAATTCTCCGTCCATGGCCTTTTCCCAATGCTTGAAGCCGTCAAAGAGATAGAGCAGCGACAGCATATCCACTTCGGGCACGCCGATGGCCGTCATAAAGCCGGGGGAAACCACAACCAACTGGGCCGCGCCCATGGAGAGCTTTTCCACGAGTTCGGACTCGTTTTCCCCGAGGGTGCCGTCATGGCAGATGACTTCGATGGCGCCGCCCGAGAGCTTTTCGGCCGTTTCTTTGAATTTGACCAGACCGAAATGGTAGGGATTTTCCGCGGAGGTCTGATTTGAGGCGATGATCAGCGTCAGCTTTTCATCCTTGGCCTCAAGGGCAGTCCCGCTTACGCACATGACACAGAGAATCAGCAAAAGACTTGAACATACGGAAATTAAGCGTTTCATTTTACCACTCCTTTTATCGTTATTTGATGTTGCTTGAATTCGGTAAAATCGCCAGCCGTCAGTTCCGGGCGCCATAGTTCTGGCTCGCGCTCATGATAAAGGGCATGATCTGTTTTTTCCGGGAAATGACCCCCGGCAGCCAGACCATGTTGTTTTCAAGCTTGACGTCCAGGGCGAGCTCCAAAATCGCCGGATTCTCCCCGGCCACGAGGGCGTAGGACCCCGATTTGATGATATCGGTAATCACCAGGATGAAAAGCGAAAATCCAAATTCCGCGATCAGCTTTTCCATTTCCCGCTCCAGCTCCGCTTTCCGCTCGAGGATGCTCTGGGAATCCACGGTATTGATCTGGGCCACCCCGTATACATGGTCCTTGATCGGGAATTCCTTGAGGTCCTGGGTCAGGATCTCGTGGACGGTCATGGATGAGGCCGAGGTCCCGGCCTTGAGGAGATCCATGCCGTAAAATTTGTAATTTTTGATCTTGCAGATTTTCTCAAGGTCCTTGATGGCAAGGACGTCTTTTTCGGTGCAAGTCGGAGATTTCAAAAGCAGCGTATCCGAAAGAATGCCCGAGAGCAAAACGCCCGCCATTTGCCGGTCCAGTTCAATCTCATAATCTTTATACATTTCGTAGATAATGGTACAGGTGGACCCCACGATTTCAGCCGTGATGTTCAAAGGCTCCTCGGTCATGAAATTTCCGAATTTGTGATGATCAATGACGCGCAGGATTTTTGCGTCCTCGATGCCGTCCACGGACTGGTTCTTTTCGTTGTGGTCGACCAAAATCACTTTTTTGCGGTTGAAATTGATCAGGTCCTTCGTCCGGATCGTGCCGTAGACGCGACCGTCGCTTTCGGCGACCGGAAAATTGGTCTGGTTCGCCTCTTTCATCATGTCGCGGATATCGTGCAGGAAATCGTCTTTTTTAAAAGAATAAAAGCTGTCCCCCGAGAGAATGGACGAAACGGAAATGGATTGGCCGATCCGGCCCACGATCTTGAAGAGGGAACTCCGAACGATGACGATGGCGGTCTCGATATCGTTTCTCGGCAATACATGATCGTTTTCGTCGCAGGCCACAATGATGACCCTCGCCCCCGCGCCGACGCAGGAATCGATGGCTTCCTCGATAGGGGCCATCAATACGATATCGCCGCGCTGCACCCGCTCGATCTCCGAGATTTCCTTGAGGTTGCCGCCGATGACGCCCGAGGGGTAAACGCCGCTCAGGACGACGCCGTCGATGGCGGTCATGAGGTTCTCGTAAGTGGTCACGTATTTTTTGAACAGTTTCGAATGATCGAGGTTGAGGTAGGTGTTGGCGATCTCCGAGACATGGAGCATCCCTTTCAGCTTGTCGTTCCGGTCGCCCACGGGGAGGCTTGAAAAATTGGCCGCCGTCAGCTTTTCGAGGGCCGTCCGGAGCGAATCATTCTCGCTGATAAAGGATTTTTGCACGTTGGTAAGGTCCGAGATCTGGGCGCTCACGGTTTTGAGGAGCCGCGGCTCGGGAACGTCAAATTTTTGCAGGGCGAATTTCGTCTCCCGGTTCATGTCCCCCAGACGGCAGGGGATGGCCGGTACGCCCAGTTTGTTCTGGAGATTGG contains these protein-coding regions:
- a CDS encoding TRAP transporter large permease subunit is translated as MRKIISILQRMQVVAGGIFLAIFLAAVVAQMVTRYLGITALWTEDVSMYSFIWSVFMGAGAMIKERRHFAFTAVADGIRTGRCKRILSLVIWTLVFFFCLAMFYYGILITKRFWNYTWVSIPGFKRGPTWLCLPLSAALMGIYILEILYDNLKGLFASTEKEEAGKDPAKILVIAGILLVCAVGWFSGIVPMSVILVTLFIVFIAIGIPIAFSLGMVSFIGIYSLPQIPNMVVFTKMFNGLNSFTLLAVPLFILAATLMNSGAITDRLIDVCIALVGHVRGGLAHANILISMIFAGISGSSQADTAGVGKILIPAMEKQGYDAETAVGVTAASSTLGSIIPPSILMVVYSGIASVSTGALFLCGIVPGIMLGLGQMGVVVAYGKKRNFPKEKRVPLPDVIRKILTSLPALLTPIILIGGIVGGFFTPTESAAIASTYALLIGVFFYRSIKVSELPKILMETMKQSSLSLFALSTASALGELMSYYRLNTKIQAYFTGMTVGVFVFLIIVVCFFLFIGTIMDGVPAMILFVPIILPSAIALGINPIILGLIVVITLALGLVTPPYGLCLLIASSISGITIERAFKGVLPYFLVSLAILTILLVFPNTFLAIPKFLFPAAF
- a CDS encoding TRAP transporter substrate-binding protein; protein product: MKRLISVCSSLLLILCVMCVSGTALEAKDEKLTLIIASNQTSAENPYHFGLVKFKETAEKLSGGAIEVICHDGTLGENESELVEKLSMGAAQLVVVSPGFMTAIGVPEVDMLSLLYLFDGFKHWEKAMDGEFGAAMRDVILQKTGNNFRIMGYWSAGVRDYYGKKPVKTPADMKGLTIRTQTSGVVSDFWKSMGAVPTQVAWGELYQALEQGVVDSAENDYTNFMLKGHHKTANGKYIAETHHDFTTRLFLMDGNYYNSLSADQKKWIDEAAKAATAEERKVTYDMMDQSKATVIKEGGVVTEFKDVDAAAFKALALPIQDSFAQKNKMEKYLDMVRAAAK
- a CDS encoding putative manganese-dependent inorganic diphosphatase, whose product is MEPVYVFGHKNPDTDSICSAIAMANLQNKLGVPAIPCRLGDMNRETKFALQKFDVPEPRLLKTVSAQISDLTNVQKSFISENDSLRTALEKLTAANFSSLPVGDRNDKLKGMLHVSEIANTYLNLDHSKLFKKYVTTYENLMTAIDGVVLSGVYPSGVIGGNLKEISEIERVQRGDIVLMAPIEEAIDSCVGAGARVIIVACDENDHVLPRNDIETAIVIVRSSLFKIVGRIGQSISVSSILSGDSFYSFKKDDFLHDIRDMMKEANQTNFPVAESDGRVYGTIRTKDLINFNRKKVILVDHNEKNQSVDGIEDAKILRVIDHHKFGNFMTEEPLNITAEIVGSTCTIIYEMYKDYEIELDRQMAGVLLSGILSDTLLLKSPTCTEKDVLAIKDLEKICKIKNYKFYGMDLLKAGTSASSMTVHEILTQDLKEFPIKDHVYGVAQINTVDSQSILERKAELEREMEKLIAEFGFSLFILVITDIIKSGSYALVAGENPAILELALDVKLENNMVWLPGVISRKKQIMPFIMSASQNYGARN